One region of Populus trichocarpa isolate Nisqually-1 chromosome 4, P.trichocarpa_v4.1, whole genome shotgun sequence genomic DNA includes:
- the LOC112327189 gene encoding uncharacterized protein LOC112327189 gives MEMFNKELKYTDIQFQFSFPSRSLQYLDFAGEFFVDLKVKDSSGKLRVIRCRKRSNGVYNKPWLSIGWLQFVADYELRIGDRVVLLREDDHRLGSRFRVEAKRKIILFGEEVWGDVPRAN, from the coding sequence ATGGAGATGTTTAACAAAGAGCTAAAATATACTGATATCCAATTTCAGTTCTCATTCCCATCTCGTTCTTTACAGTATCTTGATTTCGCAGGggaattttttgttgatttgaaaGTCAAAGACAGCAGCGGTAAGCTTCGGGTAATTCGTTGCAGGAAGAGATCAAATGGAGTTTACAACAAGCCATGGCTTTCTATAGGCTGGCTTCAATTTGTTGCCGACTATGAACTGAGAATTGGTGACAGGGTTGTTCTCCTTCGTGAGGATGACCATCGCCTCGGGTCACGGTTCAGGGTTGAAGCTAAGAGAAAAATCATCTTGTTTGGCGAGGAGGTTTGGGGTGATGTGCCTCGAGCTAACTAG